A single genomic interval of Dysidea avara chromosome 8, odDysAvar1.4, whole genome shotgun sequence harbors:
- the LOC136264988 gene encoding myosin-13-like, which produces MAEGGNYSEPHSGAAEIVEDVGTMFPTGKTYPLNSKRIVADQIFELATLLDLPSGASVTETRQLIEGRLLELGHEPRNVQVIVQLDDEGKNGSRIFLVDESGVIRESGKSGSRPLSPVSVISSCHESFIDNNVFSCSTHHTLSPVNNGDDALELRSALREARRTNEQLEEKLCQQSTLIDKLVEQLDQVKETNERIQLKLSELQAPNSQVRNLEDALKAESSKSKRLWIQKCEQLLAHESEVVEKELEIARLRSVVEELTCGDKRHEERGPTDERVSGHDHCPSRTSTAQSNTQLHDVNRGRRGKAPPIEYFTGENPEVTLDEWLPSLQRASNWNGWTSEETLIQLAGHLKGQALQEWNLLEDSDKVGWKEAAKVLQSRLEHGNRTMAAQEFRHLRQGTTETVSEFIRRLERTFRIAHGKGMMATESREALLHGQMQEGLLLKLMESPAVSGALDYKSLCLAAKNEEKRLAELSRRYQYQRGDNTYLSSQQKKGIQNERASHRQIYDKKQTQQAGTQKSKGVQQTHDYSPKCYNCGKVGHLAKNCKAPKSESSGQSGRKNSDSNKNSHLWQVGAHEPTTTTSQVEVTDLLESDSSSDSDSVNAIHVGTGPRCVKVTIQGVPMYGVVDTGADITIIGGRLFKLVATKARLKKRNFHKPDTVPRNYDGKVFTLDGKMDLKISFQGKDMTTPVYIKMDAKDQLLLSEVVCRQLGIVQYHPNVEVWRGGHKAQSTDRQSSVVVPMVRVKLVQVTRCLPQQTALARVQVENVLSDQPVLLETSKSFSTETGLELDSAVIVPDEIVPNKKWICTMDLQVSSPMQ; this is translated from the exons ATGGCCGAGGGAGGCAACTACTCCGAACCGCACTCAGGAGCTGCGGAAATAGTGGAGGACGTTGGAACCATGTTTCCGACAGGGAAAACTTATCCCTTGAACTCTAAGAGGATAGTTGCTGACCAAATATTTGAATTAGCTACACTACTGGACTTACCGAGTGGAGCTTCGGTGACAGAAACCCGCCAACTAATTGAAGGAAGACTGTTAGAGTTGGGACACGAGCCCAGGAACGTGCAAGTCATTGTTCAGCTGGACGACGAAGGCAAGAATGGCAGCAGAATATTTTTAGTTGACGAGTCCGGAGTTATCCGAGAATCCGGAAAGTCAGGTTCCCGCCCACTTTCACCAGTAAGCGTTATTTCTTCTTGCCATGAATCATTCATTGATAATAATGTATTTTCATGTTCCACACACCACACTCTGTCTCCAGTTAATAATGGAGACGACGCGCTCGAGTTACGCAGTGCACTGCGCGAAGCGCGTCGAACCAATGAACAACTCGAAGAGAAACTTTGCCAACAGTCCACGCTTATAGACAAGTTAGTTGAACAACTGGACCAAGTTAAAGAAACTAACGAAAGAATACAATTAAAACTTTCTGAATTACAAGCGCCTAATTCTCAAGTGAGGAATTTAGAAGACGCGCTTAAGGCGGAGTCAAGTAAGTCGAAGCGTCTGTGGATACAGAAGTGCGAACAGTTACTCGCCCATGAATCAGAAGTGGTAGAGAAGGAGTTGGAAATCGCTCGACTGCGTTCCGTGGTAGAAGAACTTACCTGTGGAGATAAGAGGCACGAGGAAAGGGGACCTACTGATGAGAGAGTGAGTGGCCACGACCACTGCCCCAGTAGAACTTCCACTGCGCAATCGAATACCCAATTACATGATGTCAATAGAGGGCGACGTGGCAAGGCACCGCCCATCGAGTACTTCACTGGGGAAAACCCCGAGGTAACTTTAGATGAATGGCTACCCTCCTTACAGCGAGCGTCGAATTGGAATGGATGGACTTCAGAAGAAACTTTAATTCAGTTGGCAGGGCATCTCAAGGGTCAAGCTCTTCAAGAGTGGAATTTGCTAGAGGACAGTGACAAAGTAGGCTGGAAAGAGGCAGCAAAGGTCCTACAGAGCAGACTAGAACATGGAAATCGTACCATGGCAGCCCAAGAGTTTCGGCACTTGCGTCAAGGCACAACAGAAACTGTCAGTGAGTTTATAAGACGGCTGGAACGTACTTTTCGTATTGCACATGGCAAGGGAATGATGGCAACAGAAAGTAGGGAAGCACTGCTACATGGTCAAATGCAGGAAGGCTTGCTACTTAAGTTAATGGAGAGCCCAGCAGTATCCGGAGCCCTAGACTACAAGAGTCTATGTCTTGCAGCCAAGAATGAAGAGAAACGGCTAGCTGAACTAAGCAGAAGGTATCAATACCAGAGAGGGGACAATACTTACCTTAGTTCACAACAGAAGAAAGGTATTCAGAATGAGAGAGCTTCACATAGGCAAATCTATGACAAGAAGCAGACTCAGCAAGCAGGTACACAGAAGAGTAAAGGAGTACAGCAAACTCATGACTACTCTCCTAAGTGTTATAATTGTGGTAAAGTCGGTCACCTTGCCAAGAACTGCAAGGCACCGAAGTCAGAGAGTAGTGGACAGTCTGGCCGGAAGAATTCTGATTCTAACAAGAATTCACATTTGTGGCAGGTTGGTGCACATgaaccaactactactacttcCCAGGTAGAAGTTACTGACTTACTTGAATCAGACTCTTCTAGTGACTCAGACAGTGTAAATGCAATACATGTTGGTACAGGTCCACGGTGTGTCAAGGTAACAATACAAGGTGTACCCATGTATGGTGTAGTTGACACTGGAGCAGACATTACTATAATCGGTGGCAGATTATTCAAGTTAGTGGCTACAAAGGCCAGACTTAAGAAGAGGAACTTTCACAAGCCTGACACAGTTCCACGTAACTATGATGGCAAAGTTTTTACTCTTGATGGTAAGATGGATCTGAAAATTTCATTTCAGGGCAAGGACATGACTACTCCAGTATACATTAAGATGGATGCCAAAGACCAGTTGTTACTCTCCGAAGTTGTATGCCGGCAACTCGGCATTGTTCAATATCATCCCAATGTGGAAGTGTGGAGAGGAGGTCATAAGGCACAGAGCACAGACCGTCAATCGTCAGTAGTTGTTCCAATGGTAAGAGTCAAACTTGTCCAAGTTACTCGATGTCTTCCGCAGCAGACAGCTTTGGCTAGGGTACAGGTAGAGAATGTACTGAGTGACCAACCTGTGTTACTAGAGACTAGTAAGAGTTTCAGTACTGAGACTGGACTGGAATTAGACTCTGCTGTGATTGTACCAGATGAGATTGTACCAAacaaaaag tggatctgtaccatggacctccaggtgagcagcccaatgcagtaa